The Apium graveolens cultivar Ventura chromosome 10, ASM990537v1, whole genome shotgun sequence nucleotide sequence TTGTTTATTTCTCTAGCAAAAAGGTCATAATtgtcaaataattttataaagccACTGCACGTAAGGTTCAACACATATATACCTACAGTCCAAACATGTTCAGAGGAGTTTTAAAGTTTATATTTAACAAAATTACTACTGGAACCTCCccctatatatataaatatgacGAGAAAACCCACTTCTGTGTCAATCTCTGCCGATTCCACAGTAACATTCGTATCAGCCACAATTTTGATCACTTCCAGCAACAATCCAGGTCGATCCGCTGTCTCTATTGAGAGCAAACTGAAAAGCACTAAAAGTGATTAATAAGAAGTTGATAGTCCTAAATGATTTGTATGGTTACCTGTACTGATAATCTAGGCCAACGTAGATTAAATATCAGGCGGCATCTCAACTGGGGAGATAAAAAAGAAAAGTATGCACTTCCATGTGTATAACTCTAATCGTCGTACAAGTATCTACCACAATTCATGATTATTAATCTTTTAAATCCAAGTCTTGCATGTTCCATACCTCCTTGTAGGTCCATCGTCCTTGACATGTATATGGGTCGCAATATCAACGTCAAGCTGTCACAAACATATGAAAACTTAAACAAGAGGTTAACCATAAACATATGCAAACTAGAGATCATGTCAAAATATGACAATCATGCCCCAGACCAGAAGTCAACATTAGAGTACAAAGTGAGAACTAACTTTACCTGTGATCACTAGCTAAtttttattgaaataattaatgtGGAAACATACATAGCAAATAACATGTTGGTAATAGATCATCACTAAATAAGAAGAATGCAGCTGGGTTCTCCAAATTCTAATTATTCTGCCTATCAATTCAAGATAGTTTCTTCACCTTTACATCATAAAGTTCTTCGaaaattaaaatttgatatcATCACTTTTAGGTAAGTTATACTGAGATCAGTAATGGTGCTTGTCCAGAGTATAGGGTGTCATCAAGATGTTAGTTCAACATTAATGAGGAAGCATGTGATTCTTTCTTGTATGTGCAGGATTATTTGCATATAGAAACATTCCAGTTACTATCTGTACTAGATAAATAATGTACAGGGGAACACTTCGTTTCTTAACTTCAGTGAAGGCAAAAGGAAAACCAAGGCCCAAGATCCTCCTACAGCCTAGGTGCAAGGCACTGAAGCCTGAAGAGGGGTGGAAAAAAAGGATAGAAGAGATGAGAAgagaaatttaaaattttctttcCGAAGTGTGCTCTTGAGTTTTTTGATGAGAGAAAAGAAATGATCCGCCTACAATTTTCTCCAAAGACTTTCTTCCCAAAAATGAGAAGATTTGGAAATATCCTCTCATACAACTTTATGAATTATACACAACATGTCCTTTTTTCATTACTTTCTCTCCTTTTTTACACGGAACTCAGGAGCATATGAGGAGattcattattttattattatttatcttCTCTTCTCTCCCAAAAAATCTCGGGAGCACAACATAATTACAATATAGATGCATTTACACACATGCAAATCTAGGAAGCAAGGACACGGGTGAGGGAGTGCGAGTGCGCAACGCAGTGATACGGGAATTCGACAAATATAAAAAATATGGGGATACGGGTGCGGGGGGACACGGGGAAAAATGAACaaaaaattcatatatatatatataatgttaaaCATAATGAAACCCACTAACAAAATCAAATTTGTATGAAAAATGAATCAAATGCATCATTTATTAATCTAAATCACAAAAATAAACGTAAAATCTTTTATTTTATGCAAAAGTGAACATGATAATCAATACCTTTGTAGTAAATAATAGATATGGATGTGTAATTTTGTGAGTGTAGTTTGCTAAATAGATTTTGACTACAATTTCTAAAGAAAAAGTTTCAAATTAGTATCGTGAAAGAATCCGCGTGTCCGAGTATCCGACAAGGGAACTCGGCATGCAACTCAAGTGTCCCTGCTTCTTGATGCAAATACTAAATCGAATTCCAATCTTAAAATGCAACTTAAAGAGGAAAACCGCATTATAATTTTAAGACTTTAACTTATAAACATATATTACTACAAATACCAATAAGTATATACACATAATGTATACATGATAAACATAAATTAATATGCGGCACCCAGCAGATTTGGTTTTATCAGTAATTACAAAAAAATAATCCAAAGATCCAAGAAAAAAAGAAGTATGTGACAGTTTTATTTTTTGTAAATATGGGGGATATGTTGGCTAGTTTAGATCCAATAATAAGAAAGTAGAAAAGAGAAGAAATGAAAAACAAGCATGTTAACAGGAGTGGGATGTCTTAACAATTAGAGTTTCATAGTCAGATGTTAGTAATATGTTGATGAATGGCTGAGACTAAATATTACTTTTAATACACAAATCCAAAGGTTATTAGCTGATGCACGCGCCTCGCTAAAGTGAGGAGTGAAAAGCATCTCACATGCCTCAAACAACACTCATTATTCTTTACTTCAATTCATTAGGACAAGTAGTGCATGCTGCGTATGTAATGCATTGTCAAAAGAACACGGTTATGTCAGGAAGGATCCTAAATTGGACTTAATAATTATTCTCATATTTTGATATGTTTCTACTTTTTTGCTCCTGTATTTAGGATGATACAACCTTAAATGTATCTCAATTAGTTCAATAGTATATGTCTGTAGTCTCTCTTGTAAATATTAATTCCAGTAAATTTGTTCTTCATAGGGCTTTCTGATTATTGTTTGGTTGCTCTCAGTTATTTATTTTCAGAAGTTTTTCTCCGCAGAACTTTTAATTATCGTTTGGTTGCTCTCACATATTTGTTCTTATTAATCTGCCTTTAGCAAGGAAATGGCATCTCATGCTAGGCTCTTGGCCTTTTGGAGACTCAACTGCATACAGATTATGCAAAGTCAACTTGCATACAAATCTCATTCTTCTCTGACTAGTTTTCTTCATATAACTAtcataaaataaaaaataaatatgaccAAAAGTGATCTTTCAGCTTCAAATATGTCATTTTATGATGtaattttagaaacaatataCATAAGACATTAACCCAACAGATGTATGGTCAAGGACAGAGAGAAAAAATAATGCAACAAAGGTGCTTAGGTGCATATATATAAGCTTATCTATGAAAGCGTTCCACTAGAAATAATGCAACAGATAACACTTGCGTCGTATATCGCAGCGTGATATGTGACTGACAGAAGTATACTTCATTTAAAATATTACCTTCTTTTCTGGTGCTTTAATGCCAAAAGCCTCCCCCATTGCTAACCTCTCACTAGATTCCTAAAAGTTCACACATTGTTTAATTAGGTATTAGTATAAACAATGTACAGAATATAATTACCACAGAAATATGAAATTTATTGGTAAAAATAAGGACACAAATATTTAAGAGTAAAAAGCTTAACATACCGGATGATACTTTAGCAGGTTGTTGATAATGGTCAGTCGAATTCTTTCTAGAAGATCCGGATCTTCAACTTTGCGCCCAGTTTCTCTGTCACATAAATGAAGGTAAAACCACAAAGGCTAATAACATTCACAACAGTCATTTGATTTGAATCTTAAGTTTTACCAACTAATAGCACTCTAATTTGGTATCAACTAAAAAGATATAAATCATCCCCATTTTAGTGACAGCAAAATTATAGTTAGGAAATCGCTCCTCTATTATCAGGGCAAAGGAAAAGTAAGAAATTTTTCCGCAAGCTACTACGAATATAAAATGATAATATAGAAATCATAGATGTTGGACGATTTCCTATAAAGAAATGTTATCCAGGAAGAAGGATATGTTATTTCATTTCACAGAATTAGACCAGCGTCAATATGTTATGTCTTGAATCTACTATGAATCCGCTTCAAGTCAAAATTAATAAACTAGTTATAATTATCAAGTACTGAAGATAAGCTGGATAAAAAATCCCATATTTGTGGGGGAAGGGGAGGCAAGTTACTGCTTCTAAGTTTTCATGGTATTAGCAATCACCATATCATTATATCAATATACTGAACTGCATGTGGCCTAACAAAATAATAATTTATCAAGCTTGTGGCCAGAAACCAAAAGAGTATCTTCATCCACATATAAATGGAAAACAATATGGCTTCTCATTCAACCAACTTCCGGAGGTTGTAGAAAGTTCATCAACTTGTAAGGTCCTTTAACAAATATTAGAGGATAATAAAAGGATTACTTACAGGCGTGTAATTAAAAATTTTGTTTGTGTGACTGAGCCTTCTGTGCTAACAGTCCCTTTAACCACATCCAGGCCCAAATCTTTTAGTGATTTCATCTACAGAAAAAAAAAACAGGACTAAAATATATGTTACTAAAAGGTCAGAGCAACAGTTCCTCGCCCCTTTAATGCTGAGAAAAAAGTAGCTAGGGTTCTAGAACTAGAGAATATAATAATAAGAGAGAATGCTTGTATAAGGAGATCAATTTAACATCGTATATGTGAATTATGCATATAGGCATCCAGTCCTTTAACTTAAGCATAAAGAAAAATCAGGTAAATTAATCGACTTTCTATAGAAAAAGTTTATTGAAATTGATCCTGGCGCAAAggacataaaaataaattaacaaAATTCTTGTAGTCATCCACAATTAAATTTATTCAATTTTTTGTAATGTCTTTACTTTTCCGTAATTTATCATTTTCTATTCTGCTAATGCGGAGGCTTACATGGAAGCAAAACCCCACACGATGTCTTTAAAGAGTTTGTTCTTCCTATAAGAAGGCCATGTGAAATCGAGGTAAAATGCTAAATTATTAATCTTTCACATAATTTAAATATTTCTTTTATTGGATATCATAGTCTACAAAGTTAACACTTAGAGAACCTCTTGGTTTTTGTATACAGTTAGAGGCACACAGACACCGTAAGAATACTGAAAAAGAAACCTAAAGTGAACACACTGTGTTGAAATCCTTATAAAGTTGCTTCCATGCACGATAAATAAACgtaattattaataaatataaccACAAAATGATTATCTAAGGAGTAAAGTGACACTTTTTGTACCTGCACTCATGGTGTTAAACCACTTGCACGACTGTACTTTTTTAAGTACCAATTGCTATACAGAACTTTAGTTTTCATTACACTTTGTAATATTCCCGCAGAAATACCTGACAGTGCTTGTACATAAGGCTGAAATTCAGGGGTAAAACAGTCATTTGACTGTCATATTCTTCCCCAAAGTCATAAACTTTGTCAAAAATTGAAGCTCAAATATCATTTAAGTTGCAAAAAGATCATATTATTCTCCCTGATATCCATTATGGTCATCAAACATATAGTTTAATAAATTTGCATGTTCAGGATAGtaagaacttatgaatttcaacAGTAACAAATAAATATAAGTCTTAATTTGATGGTTTCCCCTTCAGTTCTCAATCCAAATAGGTTCATTTAGATGGCCTGCATTTAAATCATGGGAAATTACAATTATGACCATATCGATTGAGTTATAAAACTTTTTGATTTTGGTGATTGATTTTATCTTTAGGGTCCAGGCTGTAATAAAAAGAGAATCTTAGTACTAGCAACTGGTGCTTTTTGAAGTACCATATTGCAAGTTATCTGACACTGTGCactttactaaaatttaaatgtCGCCATTCTGTAAAACAGAGGCTGTCTATACTCTATAAAGAACATAGTAATTAATTTCCTCTCAAGATATACAAAACAGGAGAGCGAACAAATTCAGTTCAGAAATACACTTCACCGTATCAATTAGAGCGCCAAGACGATCCCCAAAGCTCACTTGCACCATTGTGGCGTCCGAATCTGAATCTTGATCAATATGAACAATTGGCATTGGCACATAATCAGCATCTAGCTCAGACTTCTGAAAAGAATAACAAAATTTCAGCACTTGAACAATTATAATTGCGTAGGTAAAACAATACCAAATCAGCTATTATTAGCATATCGATGATAATTAACAAAAATCTAATACATATTATTAGCATCTTTCTGGCATTTTGTCGAACAGGCGCTAAGCTTTTTAGAGAGAAGAGATTGTTAGCACCTAATACACATGAGGCTCGAAGCATTGTTATTGTGAGCAGCAGAATCAGGACTTTGCTAGCACTCAGCATTAATTAACTTAATTTGCTAAATTGTAGTAGCATTACCTCGTAAATGTTAAATTGTTAATTACTTAAATAAGAACGATTCCAATAAAATGAATTTGTTGGAAGTAGTTGCAAGTATGCTATCATAATATACAAATCCAAGTTAATATTTTATTACGCGTGGCTAAGACTTATTAGTACGGAATCACAGAATCATTAAAATCAGGTGGAAATTAATCAAATTAAAGGATAACCGAGGTTTAACAATTTTTCGATATGTGCAGTATGTCATATAGAGTAGCACATAACAAAACTCTAAGCAGTATACAGTGAACAATGCGATCGCGAGTACCGATAATAACTTGCTCAGCAAC carries:
- the LOC141693733 gene encoding ACT domain-containing protein ACR12 isoform X2: MAAIANNTALFSSSSTTRSKDLFFNSKSFSSSFAHFRSSPHFYKKMIYCASVDGVDSVSSTSLSELDADYVPMPIVHIDQDSDSDATMVQVSFGDRLGALIDTMKSLKDLGLDVVKGTVSTEGSVTQTKFLITRLETGRKVEDPDLLERIRLTIINNLLKYHPESSERLAMGEAFGIKAPEKKLDVDIATHIHVKDDGPTRSLLSIETADRPGLLLEVIKIVADTNVTVESAEIDTEGLVAKDKFHVSYRGAALNTSLSQVLVNCLRYYLRRPETDEDSY
- the LOC141693733 gene encoding ACT domain-containing protein ACR12 isoform X1, whose translation is MAAIANNTALFSSSSTTRSKDLFFNSKSFSSSFAHFRSSPHFYKKMIYCASVDGVDSVSSTSLKSELDADYVPMPIVHIDQDSDSDATMVQVSFGDRLGALIDTMKSLKDLGLDVVKGTVSTEGSVTQTKFLITRLETGRKVEDPDLLERIRLTIINNLLKYHPESSERLAMGEAFGIKAPEKKLDVDIATHIHVKDDGPTRSLLSIETADRPGLLLEVIKIVADTNVTVESAEIDTEGLVAKDKFHVSYRGAALNTSLSQVLVNCLRYYLRRPETDEDSY